In Fictibacillus halophilus, a single genomic region encodes these proteins:
- a CDS encoding YbdD/YjiX family protein, translating into MTFQAAWKWVKDIFQILLYIGKGISNLPDYQAYVRHLKENHPDRTPPTEKEFFAELLENKYGANAKRC; encoded by the coding sequence GTGACATTTCAAGCAGCTTGGAAATGGGTAAAAGACATCTTTCAGATCCTTTTATATATCGGAAAGGGAATATCAAATCTGCCTGATTATCAAGCTTATGTGAGGCACTTAAAAGAAAATCATCCAGACCGCACACCACCGACTGAAAAAGAGTTTTTTGCTGAATTGCTCGAGAATAAATATGGCGCAAATGCAAAACGCTGTTGA